TATCAAACAATAGCTCGAGATATTGCTGAAAATTCTCCGGTGGATGATAGAAATCAATCGGGTGCTTGAACTGTCCGTTAAGGCGACCAACATAATTCACCAAATCGATATCAAAGCGACGTGCGACATCTTGCAAAGGCAGTTTCAATAGGTCATCCACTAAGTTAATGCCGACGCGGTTCAGACGCTCCACTTGCTTAGTTGGCAGCTCGCTGGAACTTAATGCTTGTTGATTAACCCATGCTTTCATTTGCTCAACATTATTAGTGACTTGGTTGATGGATTGCTTGCCCAAAAGGATCGCAGAAAGTGGCGAGTAACCCGTCGCGAAGCTGAACTGGATATTGAGCGTTTCTAAATGACTTTTGAGTTCATGCCAGTAGTTATCTAGCCCATCGTAAAGTGACAGCATATTAGAAGCTTTAATCAACAAACCATTGGGTGGCAATAACGCCATGTCAGAAGTGACCAAATACGCCCATTGAGCGATCTCTTTGAGCTTGCTTTTTTCTAGCTCAATACTGTAAGGGTGGACGTGTAAGTTATGGCAAAGCGCCGCCGCAGACCCTAGCCCCATACCAAGTGAAATTCTCGATTGCAGAGCAGCTTGGTTAGCTTGCAGCACACGGTGATCTTTTTCATCCACGATGATAATAGGTTGCTCGTGTGCTTCTTCGTTCGAACCCAATTCATTAGAGTTAAATAAGGTATCCAACTGCAGCGATGAGAAGTGCAGATAAAGCCACAACATCCGCTAGCCTTGTTTCGCAATAGGGAAAGCCAGCACCGTGTTATCAGACAAAGCGTGAGTCGAACTGTTTTCATTGATGACTTTTTCTGTGAGTAACGGCCAGTTCTGGCTCATGTCCAGAATAAAGCTGCCATACGACCAACTGCCTTTTCTTTTCGTGACTTCAACCTTTAACCCTTGGGCGTGAGAAGACAGCTTCATGCTTAAAGAAACGGGTAGGGATAACTGATTATGGCTGGTGGCTTTAAAATGAAATTGCAGACACTTGCCTGTTTCGCTTGCTGCTTGCAGGCGCTTGGTTTGGTGAATTTCTAGATCCGCTCCCCATAGCAAAACAGAATGGCAGGCACCACTTTTGAGGCACTGCTCTGCGGCCCACAATGCATCGAGATCACGCTGAGGTTGGATGACTAGGATGTTCTCTAGTGGAATGTTTTGGTCGTTGAAATACTCGGCACAGATCTTCCCTGGTGGGTTGATGAAAATGGCCAGTTTCTGTGAGTTTTGTTGAGCTAAATAGGGTGTGAGTAGACGAAGTTCGCCGATCCCTTGTTGTGATTCAACCTCAATAACGCCGTGCGTTGGGAAGCCTCCATCAAGCTGTTTATCCAATTGAGGATAGCCTGTCGAAGTGGTACTTCCTTGCGTTGTTGATTGTAATCCTTTCCAGATTAACTGGCGGTCTTGTAAGTTTTTTATTAGTTCATGCATAATTAAATACCTGTATATTTATACAGTATATTTAACAATGAAAAAGATGCAAAGCAAAATGATGATAATTAGCGGAAGTAAGTGCTAGTTGATTGATTTAGATACAAAAAAAGCCGCGATTAAAGCGGCTTCTTGTTATTGGTTATAATATCAACTACTTAGGTTGAGCGTCGATACATTGGCCATTAATGTCTGTCACACTTGGGTTCATTAAGTGTAGGTACAGTGGGATAATGTCCAGTGGCGTTTTCAGCTTGTTAGCATCTTCACCTGGGTACGCTTTTGCACGCATGCGTGTTTGCGTGCCGCCTGGGTTGATCGCGTTAACACGGATGTTTGTGTCTTCAAGCTCGTCCGCTAAGATCTGCATCATACCTTCGGTAGCAAACTTAGAAATCGCGTAAGTGCCCCAGAATGCACGGCCAGAGTGACCAACGGTAGAAGAGGTGAATACGATACGACCCGCTTCCGCTTTCTTAAGTGCAGGTAAAAGTGCTTGAGTCATCAAGAACTCAGACTTCAGATTGATCTGCATAACATCATCAAAGGTTTCTTCATCAATCTGCTCAAACGGGCTCAGAGTACCTAAAACGCCAGCGTTATGAAGTAGACCGTCTAAACGACCGAACTGCGATTCAATGGTTTCAGCCATATCAACGTAGTTCTGTTTTGTCGCGCCTTTTAAATCCAATGGGATAATTGCAGGCTGCGGGTAACCAGCGCTTTCGATTTCATCGTAAATGAATTCTAGGTTTTTTACATTGCGGCCTAACAGAATGACAGTTGCGCCATGTTGAGCGAAGCTTAGTGCAGCTTGGCGACCAATGCCAGCACCGGCACCTGTAACCAAAATTACTTTATCTTTGAGGGCATCTGTAGAGATTGGGTAATCCACTGTGCTTATCCTTCTTTCTTTTATTATGTTCGTCATTCCATTGATGTTTAATCACACAGATAACCGCAGGAATGATGAGAAATTCTTGGTAATCGTGACAAGATGGTTACAATACACTAATTCATACAATAGGGGATATGACATTGGAATTTTTGTTGGACTACGGCCTGTTTTTAGCCAAGATTGCGACCGTTGTAATCGCCATCATCGCAATTTTAGTGATTGCTAAATCTGTGGGTGGGAAATCAAGCGCGATTAAAGGTGAGCTGGAAATCACGAACCTATCTGAACACCATAAACAGACGATTGAACAATTAGAGCACCATCTACACGACGATGCTTTCATCAAAGCCCGTGATAAAGCAGAAAAGAAAGCAGAAAAAGAGAAAGTAAAATCACGCGGTAAAGAAGTAAAGAAAGCAGCGAAAGAGGGGGAGCTTGATAGCAAGCGTGAACCACATCTATTCGTTCTTGATTTTAACGGCAGCATTGATGCAAAAGAAGTAGCTTCATTACGTGAAGAGGTAACGGCGGTTCTGGCTGTGGCTCGTGAAGGCGATGAAGTCTTACTTAAGCTTGAGTCTGGCGGTGGCATGGTTCACGGCTATGGCTTGGCGTCCTCTCAACTTGATCGTATCAAAGCAGCAGGTTTGCCTCTGACTATCTCGGTAGACAAAGTAGCAGCAAGTGGCGGTTACATGATGGCATGTATCGCAGACAAAATCGTATCTGCACCTTTTGCTATTGTTGGCTCTATTGGCGTTATCGCTCAATTGCCAAACTTCAATAAACTGCTGAAGAAACACGATATCGAGTTCGAACAGCTAACGGCAGGTGAGTACAAACGTACATTAACCATGTTTGGTGAGAACAGCGATAAAGCACGTGAGAAATTCAAAGAAGAGTTAGAAGAGACACATGGCCTATTCAAAGACTTCATTCGTGACCATCGTCCAGCACTCGATCTTGAAAAAGTAGCAACGGGTGAACACTGGTTTGGTACACAAGCACATGAGCTTGGGCTGGTGGATGAGATCAGCACTTCTGATGATTTAGTCGTAGCGGCATGTAAGGACAAAACGGTTCTAGCGATTCACTACGTACAGAAGAAAAAGCTGTCAGACAAACTAGCGGGTGTGGCAGGTAAATCTGCAGACAGCGTGCTGATGAAGCTGATTGAACGCGGCCAAAAGCCGATTGTTTAAGCTTATTTAGCTTTAGCTCTAGTTTTAGTGGCTCACGTCTATTTAAAGACGTTTGAGCCTTAAAAAGAAAGCGCATAAGTCATCAGACTTATGCGCTTTTTTATTGCTCCACTTCCGAGCGGGTTGACCACTATGGTGTAGGGGGAGCGGAGTTTTATTGCCATCACCGATGAACTGCGATTGGTATTAAATCTTGGCTCCATAGTCATTACGTTTTGGACAAGTCGTCAGAATCTCTCTATGACCCGTATCTTTGAGCTCTTCCAAAATCACATCAAAGCCCCACAAGCGATAGAGATGCTTCATCACTTCGTCGTAGCCTTTATCAAGCGGGATACGGTCATGAGGCACATACTGCAGCGTCATTGATCGGTCACCACGAACATCGACGTTAAACACCTGAATGTTTGGTTCAAGGTTACTTAGGTTGTATTGCGCCGCAAGCTTCTCACGAATCAGGCGATAGCCCGGGTCATCATGTATAGCACTCACTTCAATGGTGTTTTTTCGGTCATCATCAAGCACTGAAAACAGCTTAAAGTCACGAATGATCTTTGGAGAAAGATATTGGCTAATAAAGCTTTCATCTTTGAAGTTGTGCATTGCAAAGTGCACCGCCTCTAACCAATCACTTCCTGCCAGCTCTGGGAACCACTCTTTGTCTTCATCGGTTGGCTCTTCACAAATGCGTCGAATGTCTCTAAACATCGCGAAGCCAAGTGCGTAAGGGTTTATCCCGCTGAAGTAAGGACTGTTGTAAGCAGGTTGCGCGACTACACTGGTATGGCTGTGCAGGAACTCTAAGATGAACTTATCACTCACCAAGCCTTCATCATAAAGATGGTTAAGAATGGTGTAATGCCAGAAGGTTGCCCAGCCTTCGTTCATGACTTGAGTTTGTTTCTGAGGGTAGAAGTACTGGCTTACCTTGCGAACGATACGAACACACTCACGCTGCCAAGGTTCAAGCAGTGGTGCGTTCTTCTCGATAAAGTAAAGAATGTTCTCTTGAGGCTCGCTAGGAAAGCGGATTTTGGTTTCTTTTTCCTTGTCTTGATTTTTAGGCACAGTTCTCCACAGCTCATTGACTTGAGATTGTAGGTAAGCCTCTCGCTCTTCCTGCCTTGCGGTTTCTTCAGCAATGGAAATCTTCTCAGGACGTTTGTATCGGTCTACGCCGTAATTCATTAATGCATGGCAAGAATCAAGGAGCTGCTCAACCTCAGCGACGCCATATTTCTCTTCACAACCACTGATATACTTCTTAGCGAACAGCAAGTAATCGATGATGGAACCGGCGTCTGTCCAGGTTTGAAACAGGTAGTTGCCTTTAAAGAAAGAGTTGTGGCCGTAGCAAGCGTGAGCCATTACCAGAGCCTGCATCGTTACCGTGTTTTCTTCCATCAGATAAGCGATACAAGGATCTGAATTGATCACAATTTCGTAGGCTAAGCCCATTTGGCCATGCTTGTAGTTTTGCTCGGTTTGAATGAATTTTTTACCAAAAGACCAGTGGTTGTAATTGATAGGCATACCAATGCTTGAGTATGCATCCATCATCTGCTCTGAAGTAATCACTTCAATTTGGTTCGGATAAGTATCTAAACGGTAATGCTGCGCCACACGCTTAATTTCGACGTGATATTTCTCCAATAGGTTGAACGTCCAATCTGGACCATCAGGCAGCATCTTGTCGTTTTTTTTCTGTGTAGCCTTGTCTCTATCGGCAATGTTTGATTTCTCTGCAACGTTTGATTTCGCTGTCATGGTAAGCCCCCTTACGCTGTCTCTTTCTGGAACAGTTCTCTAAACACAGGAAAAATATCATCCACCGTCTTAATGTTTTTCATTGCGAAGTTGTCGAAGCTACTCTCGAGTTTTTCGTATTCGTGCCAAAGCGTTTGATGAGAGCGGCGTGTTATTTCGATGTAAGAGTAATATTGGCAAGTTGGCAGAAGCGTATTCACCAGCAGCTCTTTACAACGAGGAGAGTCATCAGCCCAGTTATCGCCATCAGAGGCTTGTGCTGCATAGATGTTCCACTCATTAGCTGGGTAGCGATCTGCAACTATTTCTTTCATTAGTTTCAGTGCACTAGAAACGATGGTGCCACCGGTTTCTTGGGAGTAGAAAAACTCATGCTCGTCGACTTCTTTAGCCTGAGTATGGTGACGAATAAACACAACATCGACGTTTTCGTAGGTGCGGTTTAGGAACAGATAAAGCAGCACGTAGAAGCGTTTTGCGATGTCTTTGGTAGCTTGGTCCATTGAGCCGGACACATCCATCAAGCAGAACATTACCGCTTGGCTAGATGGAATAGGGCGCTTCTCATAGTTTTTAAAACGTAAGTCGAAGGTATCAATGAATGGCACGTTTTCAATTTTTTTGCGTAGCTCGGCAATCTCTTCTTTTAAGCGACTTTCTTCGAAGGGTTGTGCCGGTTCCGTCATTTTAACTTGGTCAAGTTGCTCCATCAGTAGGTTAAGCTCGCGCTTTTTACCTGCTGTCATCGCGGTTCTACGAGCTAGAGATTGCTGCAGTGAACGAACAATAGCGATGTTGGATGGAATCCCCGCACTTTGGTAACCAGAGCGGTGGGTTTTCCATTCGGTGATTTTGTTGACCTGATTTTTCTCTAGATTAGGCAGAGCTAAATCTTCAAAGAGAATATCAAGATACTCATCTTTTGAAATTTGGAAGGTAAATTCATCTTGGCCTTCGCCATCAGGGCTTGCATCGCCTTGGCCAGAACCACCACCTTGACCGCCACCTTTAGGACGCTCAATTTTGTCGCCAGTGATGAACTGATCATTACCAGGGTGAACACGTTCTCTTACGCCGCCTTGACCTTGGTGAAAGCTTGGCTCTTTGATGTCTTTATGAGGAATAGTAACGTCTTCACCAGTTTCAGTATTGGTGATTGAACGTCGGTTGACTGCATCGGCCACAGATTCTTTGATTTGCTCTTTATGGCGTCGTAAGAATCGCTGTCTATTTACAGCACTCTTATTCTTGCCATTGAGCCTCCGATCGATAAATTGTGCCATAAGAACTCCCTCTCAGCTGATGTCACGATCCTACTTTTTATTAGTGTATAAGAGTTATTAGGATATAAGAGTTATTGGTTTGTACGAGCTGCTCACGTGAGCAGCTCAATACAGTTTGGTTTATGAGGATTTACGAACTCTTAGATACCACTCAGATAGCAGTCTAACTTGTTTCTCGGTGTAGCCTTTTTCCATCATACGAGCAACGAAGTCGTCGTGTTTTTTCTGATCATCCGTTGAGGTCTTAGCATTGAACGAAATAACAGGAAGCAGCTCTTCTGTGTTAGAGAACATTTTCTTCTCAATCACAGTGCGCAGTTTCTCGTAGCTTGTCCAAACTGGGTTTTGACCGTTATTGTTTGCTTTGGCACGAAGCACAAAGTTCACAATCTCATTTCGGAAGTCTTTAGGGTTACTGATACCTGCTGTTTTCTCGATTTTCTCGAGTTCACCATTTAGAGAAGCACGGTCAAATAGCTGGCCTGTTTCTGGATCGCGGTACTCTTGGTCTTGAATCCAGAAATCAGCATAGGTTACGTAACGGTCGAAGATATTCTGTCCGTACTCAGAGTAAGACTCTAGGTAAGCGGTCTGAATCTCTTTACCAATGAACTCTACGTAGCGTGGCACTAGGTATCCTTTCAAGAACTCTAGGTACTTCTCAGCGGTCTCTTGAGGGAATTGCTCTCGTTCGATTTGCTGCTCAATCACGTAGAAAAGATGCACTGGGTTTGCGGCCACTTCGGCTTGGTCGAAGTTGAATACTCGAGACAGAATCTTAAAGGCGAAACGCGTTGATAGCCCAGACATTCCTTCGTCAACACCAGCATAATCTCGGTACTCTTGGTAGCTCTTCGCTTTTGGATCGGTGTCTTTTAGAGTCTCACCATCGTAAACCCGCATTTTTGAGAACAGAGACGAGTTCTCAGGCTCTTTCAGTCTAGATAAGATACTGAATTGCGATAGCAGATCGAGTGTGCTTGGCGAACAAGGGGCTTTGGATAGCTCACTGTGCTCAAGCAGTTTTTGGTAGATCTTAACTTCTTCAGAGACGCGTAGACAGTAAGGGACTTTTACAATGTACACACGGTCGAGGAAGGCTTCGTTGTTTTTGTTGTTACGGAAGGTCTGCCACTCGGATTCGTTCGAGTGAGCCAGAATCATGCCGTCAAATGGCAGTGCAGAAAGCCCTTCGGTACCGTTGAAGTTACCTTCTTGTGTGGCCGTTAGTAGTGGGTGTAATACCTTGATTGGCGCTTTAAACATCTCCACGAATTCCATAACACCTTGGTTAGCTTTACATAGCGCACCAGAGTAGCTGTAGGC
This region of Vibrio sp. BS-M-Sm-2 genomic DNA includes:
- the sohB gene encoding protease SohB, which codes for MEFLLDYGLFLAKIATVVIAIIAILVIAKSVGGKSSAIKGELEITNLSEHHKQTIEQLEHHLHDDAFIKARDKAEKKAEKEKVKSRGKEVKKAAKEGELDSKREPHLFVLDFNGSIDAKEVASLREEVTAVLAVAREGDEVLLKLESGGGMVHGYGLASSQLDRIKAAGLPLTISVDKVAASGGYMMACIADKIVSAPFAIVGSIGVIAQLPNFNKLLKKHDIEFEQLTAGEYKRTLTMFGENSDKAREKFKEELEETHGLFKDFIRDHRPALDLEKVATGEHWFGTQAHELGLVDEISTSDDLVVAACKDKTVLAIHYVQKKKLSDKLAGVAGKSADSVLMKLIERGQKPIV
- a CDS encoding YeaH/YhbH family protein, which gives rise to MAQFIDRRLNGKNKSAVNRQRFLRRHKEQIKESVADAVNRRSITNTETGEDVTIPHKDIKEPSFHQGQGGVRERVHPGNDQFITGDKIERPKGGGQGGGSGQGDASPDGEGQDEFTFQISKDEYLDILFEDLALPNLEKNQVNKITEWKTHRSGYQSAGIPSNIAIVRSLQQSLARRTAMTAGKKRELNLLMEQLDQVKMTEPAQPFEESRLKEEIAELRKKIENVPFIDTFDLRFKNYEKRPIPSSQAVMFCLMDVSGSMDQATKDIAKRFYVLLYLFLNRTYENVDVVFIRHHTQAKEVDEHEFFYSQETGGTIVSSALKLMKEIVADRYPANEWNIYAAQASDGDNWADDSPRCKELLVNTLLPTCQYYSYIEITRRSHQTLWHEYEKLESSFDNFAMKNIKTVDDIFPVFRELFQKETA
- a CDS encoding YciK family oxidoreductase, coding for MDYPISTDALKDKVILVTGAGAGIGRQAALSFAQHGATVILLGRNVKNLEFIYDEIESAGYPQPAIIPLDLKGATKQNYVDMAETIESQFGRLDGLLHNAGVLGTLSPFEQIDEETFDDVMQINLKSEFLMTQALLPALKKAEAGRIVFTSSTVGHSGRAFWGTYAISKFATEGMMQILADELEDTNIRVNAINPGGTQTRMRAKAYPGEDANKLKTPLDIIPLYLHLMNPSVTDINGQCIDAQPK
- the imuA gene encoding translesion DNA synthesis-associated protein ImuA; protein product: MHELIKNLQDRQLIWKGLQSTTQGSTTSTGYPQLDKQLDGGFPTHGVIEVESQQGIGELRLLTPYLAQQNSQKLAIFINPPGKICAEYFNDQNIPLENILVIQPQRDLDALWAAEQCLKSGACHSVLLWGADLEIHQTKRLQAASETGKCLQFHFKATSHNQLSLPVSLSMKLSSHAQGLKVEVTKRKGSWSYGSFILDMSQNWPLLTEKVINENSSTHALSDNTVLAFPIAKQG
- a CDS encoding SpoVR family protein, yielding MTAKSNVAEKSNIADRDKATQKKNDKMLPDGPDWTFNLLEKYHVEIKRVAQHYRLDTYPNQIEVITSEQMMDAYSSIGMPINYNHWSFGKKFIQTEQNYKHGQMGLAYEIVINSDPCIAYLMEENTVTMQALVMAHACYGHNSFFKGNYLFQTWTDAGSIIDYLLFAKKYISGCEEKYGVAEVEQLLDSCHALMNYGVDRYKRPEKISIAEETARQEEREAYLQSQVNELWRTVPKNQDKEKETKIRFPSEPQENILYFIEKNAPLLEPWQRECVRIVRKVSQYFYPQKQTQVMNEGWATFWHYTILNHLYDEGLVSDKFILEFLHSHTSVVAQPAYNSPYFSGINPYALGFAMFRDIRRICEEPTDEDKEWFPELAGSDWLEAVHFAMHNFKDESFISQYLSPKIIRDFKLFSVLDDDRKNTIEVSAIHDDPGYRLIREKLAAQYNLSNLEPNIQVFNVDVRGDRSMTLQYVPHDRIPLDKGYDEVMKHLYRLWGFDVILEELKDTGHREILTTCPKRNDYGAKI
- a CDS encoding DNA polymerase Y family protein; translated protein: MLWLYLHFSSLQLDTLFNSNELGSNEEAHEQPIIIVDEKDHRVLQANQAALQSRISLGMGLGSAAALCHNLHVHPYSIELEKSKLKEIAQWAYLVTSDMALLPPNGLLIKASNMLSLYDGLDNYWHELKSHLETLNIQFSFATGYSPLSAILLGKQSINQVTNNVEQMKAWVNQQALSSSELPTKQVERLNRVGINLVDDLLKLPLQDVARRFDIDLVNYVGRLNGQFKHPIDFYHPPENFQQYLELLFDIENILFIEKPLLKLLNQLECFLKLRDRVAFELTLILHLRDKDDHPVSFYSAQGDYLAEKWASLTHLTLESLKLTAPVQGLTLSLIRHGEPQVAYHDLFDGNTGTLAALDLISLLQAKLGQACIQTPKIQHDPRPEKANQYLLPTLGNTVKKGQISQDIAQQTMTASNINQQRIRPSILLPEPEALTESVTLSQGPERIVSGWWDGEKIIRDYFIAHSENGRWLWVFRTPNKQWFLHGLFS
- a CDS encoding PrkA family serine protein kinase encodes the protein MSIFDHYQSRYEAAKEEELTLQEFLALCKDDKSAYANAAERLLLAIGEPEVIDTAQDPQLSRIFSNRVISRYSEFKDFYGMEDAIEQIVSYLKHAAQGLEERKQILYLLGPVGGGKSSLAEKLKALMQKLPIYVLSADGERSPVNDHPFCLFDVNEDGDLLKNEYGIEKRYLRSIMSPWAAKRLHDFGGDISKFKVIKLRPSILDQVAIAKTEPGDENNQDISSLVGKVDIRKLEHFSQDDPDAYSYSGALCKANQGVMEFVEMFKAPIKVLHPLLTATQEGNFNGTEGLSALPFDGMILAHSNESEWQTFRNNKNNEAFLDRVYIVKVPYCLRVSEEVKIYQKLLEHSELSKAPCSPSTLDLLSQFSILSRLKEPENSSLFSKMRVYDGETLKDTDPKAKSYQEYRDYAGVDEGMSGLSTRFAFKILSRVFNFDQAEVAANPVHLFYVIEQQIEREQFPQETAEKYLEFLKGYLVPRYVEFIGKEIQTAYLESYSEYGQNIFDRYVTYADFWIQDQEYRDPETGQLFDRASLNGELEKIEKTAGISNPKDFRNEIVNFVLRAKANNNGQNPVWTSYEKLRTVIEKKMFSNTEELLPVISFNAKTSTDDQKKHDDFVARMMEKGYTEKQVRLLSEWYLRVRKSS